Proteins found in one Sorghum bicolor cultivar BTx623 chromosome 1, Sorghum_bicolor_NCBIv3, whole genome shotgun sequence genomic segment:
- the LOC8081503 gene encoding asparagine--tRNA ligase, cytoplasmic 1: protein MAADAATAAMAAASLCDDLEPATARTRIRDVLAAGTARAGDRVVVGGWVRTGREQGKGSFAFLELSDGSCAATLQVIVDAAVHPLARLTATGTSVLVEGEIKEPPEGTKQNVELKVSRVLEVGEVDAAVYPLPKGKVKLTLEKLRDVVHLRSRTNTIGAVARIRHQLAYASHTFFNENGFLYVHTPIITTSDCEGAGEMFQVTTLFSQAEKTEKELRENPAPSDSEIEAAKFLVKERGDVVAQLKAAKASKQEISAAVDELNRAKEIVSKLEERSKLKPGVPRKDDGSIAFENDFFKRQAFLTVSGQLQVETYACALSSVYTFGPTFRAENSHTSRHLAEFWMVEPEIAFANLQDDMNCAEKYVQYLCKWLLDHCQEDMEFMVKNYDKSAIERLELVSSTPFVRISYTKAVELLKNVTDKKFDNKVEWGIDLASEHERYLTEDIFKKPVIVYNYPKGIKAFYMRLNDDDKTVAAMDVLVPKVGELIGGSQREERLDVLKQRILDAGLPLEPYEWYLDLRRFGSVKHSGFGLGFERMILFATGMENIRDVIPFPRYPGRADL, encoded by the exons ATGGCTGCCGACGCCGCAACTGCGGCGATGGCCGCGGCTTCCCTCTGCGACGACCTTGAGCCCGCCACCGCGCGCACCCGCATCCGTGATGTCCTTGCCGCAGGCACCGCGCGTGCCGGGGACCGCGTCGTGGTCGGGGGGTGGGTCCGGACGGGCCGGGAGCAGGGGAAGGGCTCCTTCGCCTTCCTGGAGCTCAGCGACGGCTCCTGCGCCGCCACGCTTCAGGTCATCGTCGACGCCGCCGTGCACCCGCTCGCGCGCCTCACCGCCACCGGGACCTCCGTGCTCGTCGAGGGCGAGATCAAGGAGCCGCCCGAGGGGACCAAGCAGAACGTCGAGCTCAAGGTCAGCCGCGTGCTTGAGGTCGGCGAGGTCGATGCCGCCGTCTACCCGCTGCCCAAGGGCAAGGTCAAACTCACGCTCGAGAAACTCAGGGACGTCGTTCATCTCCGTTCGCGCACCAACACG ATTGGAGCGGTTGCTAGGATTAGGCACCAGTTAGCCTATGCGTCACACACTTTCTTCAATGAGAATGGATTTCTCTATGTACATACACCAATAATAACTACCAGTGACTGTGAAGGTGCTGGTGAGATGTTCCAAGTGACAACTCTGTTTAGTCAGGCTGAAAAAACTGAGAAGGAATTGAGAGAGAACCCGGCACCATCTGATTCTGAAATTGAGGCAGCTAAATTTCTTGTCAAGGAAAGAGGTGATGTGGTCGCACAGCTTAAAGCTGCGAAAGCCAGCAAACAAGAGATATCAGCTGCTGTTGATGAGCTAAATAGGGCAAAGGAAATTGTTTCAAAACTGGAGGAAAGGTCCAAGTTAAAGCCTGGGGTTCCACGCAAGGATGATGGTTCAATAGCTTTTGAAAATGACTTCTTCAAGCGTCAAGCTTTTTTGACAGTGTCTGGACAGCTTCAGGTTGAGACATATGCATGTGCTCTTAGTAGCGTTTATACCTTTGGACCAACATTCCGGGCAGAGAACTCACATACATCACGGCATTTGGCAGAGTTTTGGATGGTTGAACCGGAAATTGCATTCGCAAACTTGCAG GATGATATGAACTGTGCAGAAAAATATGTACAATACCTTTGCAAGTGGCTGCTTGACCATTGCCAGGAAGATATGGAGTTTATGGTGAAAAATTATGATAAGAGTGCAATTGAACGCCTGGAGCTTGTTTCCTCGACTCCTTTTGTGCGGATTTCATATACAAAGGCTGTGGAGCTCTTGAAAAATGTTACAGACAAGAAGTTTGATAACAAAGTTGAATGGGGAATTGATTTAGCCTCTGAGCATGAAAG GTATTTAACAGAGGATATATTTAAGAAGCCAGTGATTGTCTATAACTATCCGAAAGGAATAAAGGCTTTTTATATGAGGCtcaatgatgatgacaagacgGTGGCTGCAATGGATGTTCTTGTGCCTAAG GTCGGCGAATTGATTGGTGGAAGCCAAAGGGAGGAACGGCTAGATGTTCTGAAACAAAG GATACTTGATGCTGGCTTGCCTTTGGAACCCTATGAGTGGTACTTGGACCTCCGCCGCTTTGGATCTGTAAAGCACAGTGGCTTTGGGTTGGGTTTTGAAAGGATGATTCTTTTTGCAACCGGAATGGAGAACATCAGAGATGTTATACCCTTCCCAAGGTACCCAGGGAGGGCTGATCTGTGA
- the LOC110430805 gene encoding protein spotted leaf 11-like, with protein MDDEAAKSVPTSDMNTDAAAEAEAAAAPLRPSSSEAAEREAKVEGADEEGQVVERLVELVSEIATISDFRNSYRRQFCNLSRRIRLLVPMLEEAKEAPAPLPAASEAALRRLRDALHAARELLRLGSSGSKIFLVLDREKIMKTFQDVTARLEQALAGISFDELDISDEVREQVELVHTQFKRAKERSDSSDDDLFNELMSLYNSSSSASVDPDILRRLSEKLQLVTIYDLNHESLTLHEMARGGDPGAVVEKMSMLLKRIKDFVQTEDPEMGARASTANIFPKDNSARPVIPDDFRCPISLDLMSDPVIVATGQTYERGYIEMWLEAGHDTCPKTQQKLANKSLTPNYVLRSLITQWCEANGIEPPKRPAQLKDAPLPCSAAEHSNVLELLQKLSSQNLEDQRGAAGMLRQLAKRSAENRACIGDAGAIPILVSMLSTTDVSTQEHVVTALLNLSIYEENKARIISSGAVPGIVHVLKRGSMEARENSAATLFSLSIVDENKVTIGCSGAIPALVQLLSDGSQRGKKDAATALFNLCIYQGNKRKAVRAGLVPILLELLMESESGMVDEALAILAILSGHPEGKAAIGAASAIPVLVGVIRTGSPRSKENAAAVMVHLCNGEGEQQQQHLAEAQEQGIVSLLEELAESGTDRGKRKAVHLLERMNRFLKRQSQAQAEAEAMAQAHAQAQAQAQAQAQAQAQAQAQAQAQAQAQAQAQAQPQILVQAEAHADMQAERSLLPTSPDISDR; from the exons ATGGACGACGAGGCGGCCAAGTCTGTTCCTACATCAGACATGAATACCGACGCTGCCGCGGAAGCCGAGGCGGCCGCCGCTCCGCTGCGGCCCTCGAGCTCTGAAGCGGCGGAGAGGGAGGCAAAGGTTGAGGGCGCGGATGAGGAGGGCCAGGTGGTTGAGCGATTGGTCGAGCTGGTGAGCGAGATCGCGACCATCTCGGACTTCAGGAACTCGTACAGGCGGCAGTTCTGCAACCTGTCCCGGCGGATCCGGCTCCTCGTGCCTATGCTGGAGGAGGCCAAGGAAGCGCCCGCGCCGCTTCCGGCGGCGTCGGAGGCCGCGCTACGGCGGCTCAGGGACGCGCTCCACGCCGCCAGGGAGCTGCTCCGGctcggcagcagcggcagcaaGATCTTCCTG GTTCTTGATAGAGAGAAAATAATGAAGACTTTCCAGGATGTTACTGCAAGACTTGAACAAGCCTTAGCTGGTATTTCgtttgatgaacttgatatatcTGATGAAGTAAGAGAGCAG GTTGAATTGGTGCATACTCAGTTCAAAAGAGCTAAGGAACGATCAGATTCATCTGATGATGATCTTTTTAATGAGCTGATGTCTCTCTATAATTCAAGCAGCAGTGCTAGTGTTGACCCAGATATTCTTCGAAGGTTATCTGAGAAGTTGCAGCTTGTCACAATATATGACCTCAATCATGAGTCTCTGACCTTGCATGAGATGGCTAGAGGCGGTGATCCTGGTGCAGTTGTTGAAAAGATGTCAATGCTCCTCAAAAGGATTAAGGATTTTGTGCAGACAGAAGACCCTGAGATGGGCGCTCGAGCAAGTACagcaaacattttcccaaaagaCAACTCAGCACGTCCTGTTATTCCTGATGATTTCCGTTGCCCAATATCACTGGATTTAATGAGCGACCCAGTTATTGTTGCCACTGGGCAG ACTTATGAGCGGGGGTACATAGAGATGTGGCTGGAGGCTGGCCATGATACCTGTCCGAAGACACAGCAGAAGCTTGCTAATAAATCCCTGACTCCAAATTATGTCCTACGTAGCCTCATAACTCAATGGTGTGAGGCAAATGGTATTGAACCTCCAAAACGCCCTGCTCAACTTAAGGATGCACCATTGCCATGTAGTGCTGCTGAACATAGCAAtgttcttgagcttcttcagaaACTGTCATCCCAAAACCTTGAAGATCAACGTGGCGCTGCTGGTATGCTTCGTCAGCTTGCCAAGCGCAGTGCTGAAAATCGTGCTTGTATTGGAGATGCTGGTGCTATTCCTATTCTTGTTAGTATGCTATCAACCACTGATGTTAGCACCCAGGAACACGTGGTTACTGCTCTCTTGAATCTTTCCATCTATGAAGAGAACAAGGCAAGGATAATCTCTTCTGGAGCTGTTCCTGGAATTGTGCACGTATTAAAGAGGGGCAGCATGGAGGCTCGGGAGAATTCAGCCGCCACACTGTTCAGCCTATCTATTGTAGATGAGAACAAGGTGACTATTGGGTGCTCAGGGGCAATTCCTGCGCTTGTGCAGCTATTGAGTGACGGAAGCCAACGGGGTAAAAAGGATGCAGCAACAGCACTATTTAACTTGTGTATTTACCAGGGCAACAAGCGGAAAGCTGTTAGAGCTGGATTGGTACCTATACTACTAGAACTACTCATGGAGTCTGAAAGTGGGATGGTAGATGAGGCCCTTGCAATATTGGCAATCCTCTCAGGCCACCCTGAGGGGAAAGCAGCTATTGGTGCTGCTTCTGCAATACCTGTACTTGTTGGAGTTATCAGAACTGGATCTCCAAGGAGCAAGGAAAATGCTGCTGCTGTTATGGTGCATCTAtgcaatggcgaaggagaacagcaGCAACAGCATCTTGCTGAAGCACAAGAGCAGGGCATCGTGTCTTTGCTGGAGGAACTAGCAGAAAGTGGCACGGACAGAGGAAAGAGGAAAGCTGTGCATCTGCTCGAACGAATGAATCGGTTCCTAAAGCGGCAGAGTCAAGCCCAAGCCGAAGCAGAGGCCATGGCACAGGCTCACGCGCAAGCACAAgcacaagcacaagcacagGCACAAGCACAGGCACAGGCACAGGCACAGGCACAGGCACAGGCACAGGCACAGGCACAGGCACAGGCACAGCCTCAGATCCTGGTTCAAGCTGAAGCACACGCAGATATGCAAGCTGAGCGATCACTACTTCCCACTTCACCAGATATTTCTGATAGATGA